One Polypterus senegalus isolate Bchr_013 chromosome 10, ASM1683550v1, whole genome shotgun sequence DNA segment encodes these proteins:
- the zbtb7a gene encoding zinc finger and BTB domain-containing protein 7A: MSSGGSGGVSASDGPIGVPFPDHSSEVLGGLNEQRQGGVLCDVLIIVQGQEFPAHRSVLAACSPYFHKLFTSGAVADRQSVYHIDFISAEALAALLEFAYTATLTVSTCSIRDILSAARLLEIQAVGDVCSHLLESDVLKQQERMVSKQEDQQGRKELADLVDQGNQLRAQEFLEFFQSHSSHFSSSCSTPDLRDLQPHQHLSQRNGGEGLPYETNGTATQEYYSSLALALAQPPSHYPVGDGDEEDNEEEEDEEEVKLRRYPFSWVQGAEGEPRGEAPLASSSSSQNGHYGVAGERGNLSASALLQQMMDSFERQKELEAAGEEVDGEEHDVEFYLNYFNSGRHDDLVGEGLPAWTPHGGDTTGSLGVKKMRSKAFQKCPICSKVIQGAGKLPRHIRTHTGEKPYECDICSVRFTSRGRFLPGIVFFIECRTYVNLDVCNHGGYNQTREIWYKKIYLTCFKM; the protein is encoded by the exons ATGTCTTCAGGAGGCAGTGGGGGGGTCTCGGCGTCAGATGGGCCCATTGGGGTCCCCTTCCCTGACCACAGCAGTGAGGTACTGGGAGGTCTGAATGAGCAGCGCCAAGGAGGAGTTTTGTGTGACGTGCTCATTATCGTCCAGGGCCAGGAGTTCCCGGCTCACCGCTCGGTCCTGGCAGCCTGTAGCCCCTACTTCCACAAGCTCTTTACCTCGGGTGCAGTAGCTGATCGTCAGAGCGTCTATCACATCGATTTTATTTCAGCAGAGGCGCTTGCTGCCCTCCTGGAGTTTGCCTACACGGCCACTCTCACCGTGAGCACCTGTAGCATTCGGGACATCTTGAGTGCCGCTCGACTGCTGGAGATCCAGGCTGTCGGAGATGTGTGCAGCCACCTGTTGGAATCGGACGTCCTCAAGCAACAG GAGAGGATGGTCTCCAAGCAAGAGGACCAACAGGGACGCAAAGAGCTGGCTGACCTAGTTGACCAGGGGAACCAGCTCAGAGCCCAGGAGTTCCTGGAGTTCTTCCAGAGCCACAGCTCGCACTTTAGTAGTAGCTGCAGTACCCCTGACCTCAGGGATCTCCAGCCGCACCAGCACTTGAGCCAGCGCAATGGAGGAGAGGGGCTGCCATATGAGACGAATGGGACTGCTACTCAAGAATACTACTCCTCTCTGGCACTGGCACTCGCTCAGCCACCCTCTCATTACCCAGTGGGGGATGGAGATGAGGAGGacaatgaggaggaggaggatgaggaagaGGTAAAGCTCAGGAGGTACCCATTTTCCTGGGTGCAAGGAGCAGAGGGTGAACCCAGAGGCGAGGCTCCTCttgcttcctcctcctcctcacagaATGGACATTATGGCGTAGCAGGGGAGAGGGGCAATCTGTCTGCAAGTGCACTGCTCCAGCAGATGATGGATTCTTTTGAACGGCAGAAAGAGCTGGAGGCTGCAGGCGAGGAGGTGGACGGCGAGGAGCACGATGTGGAATTTTACCTGAATTACTTTAACAGCGGGCGGCATGATGATTTAGTGGGCGAGGGTCTGCCAGCCTGGACGCCACATGGTGGCGACAcaacagggagcctgggtgtcaAGAAGATGCGCTCCAAAGCATTCCAGAAGTGTCCCATCTGTTCCAAGGTTATCCAGGGAGCAGGAAAGCTGCCTCGACACATTCGCACACATACGGGCGAGAAGCCATACGAGTGCGACATCTGCAGTGTGCGCTTCACCAG cagggggcgctttctccctgggattgtgttctttattgaaTGCAGGACATACGTGAACCTGGATGTATGTAACCATGGCGGATATAATCAgacaagagaaatatggtacaaaaagatatatttaacttgctttaaaatgtag